From Papaver somniferum cultivar HN1 unplaced genomic scaffold, ASM357369v1 unplaced-scaffold_99, whole genome shotgun sequence, the proteins below share one genomic window:
- the LOC113346220 gene encoding uncharacterized protein LOC113346220 has translation MVVDNDVKLQSFLSLCIVKQLSFLELRLFERVPLRVSDFVREPTMNELRLASDPSTDQLVIPCHLPNNSKITRKPTMTELLLGKDNRSDQSLIPSSQELASSQDIPMSQERTFNGKMSVKKSCKAAEWEFIIKGVGQDFYGGRDEARLVVEKCNHFFGRKVRVVKINPERYIVECFYKEKLECDWRFHAAPKISNVKGHLFLKRYNGEHTCCAGYIDGTKDDPVTRELFKSLIFDQIKQNTNKKCRDIVDDFKSDYGLTLSYDQAHAGKELCFKELYGEDTKSYTDLVRWCKTVKKNDPGSQDDLVIEGGEFKRIFPVVYGTVSSETIDNWHWFLEKLKSILGPRVLTFISDRHEGLIQGIHDVFPTFHHGFCYHHLKNNIRSKTNKKKGEHGAAMDLFKQCFYSSTYEGFREGMQKLKDMGCDGLHKLLSELPVECWSNAHCEGCRYGDMCSNITESFNAWIRTAKGMPIATLVNWIRLKIIDQMSKRKSKGETYKGFICPRIEKKVQASIRAGAQWIITKSGDME, from the exons ATGGTTGTTGACAATGATGTGAAGCTTCAGTCTTTCTTATCATTGTGTATTGTTAAGCAGTTGTCTTTCTTGGAGCTTCGTTTATTTGAACGTGTTCCTCTTCGTGTTTCTGATTTTGTTCGTGAACCTACAATGAACGAGTTGCGTTTAGCATCAGATCCTAGCACAGATCAGTTGGTCattccttgtcatcttccgaaCAACAGTAAAATTACTCGTAAACCTACAATGACGGAGTTGCTTTTAGGTAAAGACAATAGATCAGATCAGTCACTTATTCCTTCCTCTCAAGAACTTGCTTCGTCTCAAGATATCCCCATGTCTCAAGAACGTACATTCAATGGAAAGATGTCAGTTAAAAAATCTTGCAAGGCAGCTGAATGGGAGTTTATTATAAAAGGTGTTGGTCAAGATTTTTACGGAGGACGAGATGAAGCTCGTCTTGTTGTTGAAAAATGTAACCATTTTTTTGGTCGCAAGGTCAGAGTGGTCAAGATCAATCCAGAACGGTATATTGTGGAGTGTTTTTACAAGGAGAAATTGGAATGCGACTGGAGGTTCCATGCAGCTCCGAAGATTTCCAATGTGAAGGGTCATTTATTCCTCAAAAGATATAACGGGGAACATACATGTTGTGCTGGTTACATTGACGGAACAAAGGATGATCCAGTTACACGCGAACTTTTCAAGAGCTTAATATTTGACCAGATCAAACAAAATACCAACAAGAAATGCAGGGATATTGTTGATGATTTCAAAAGTGATTATGGGTTAACATTGAGCTACGATCAGGCGCATGCCGGTAAAGAATTATGTTTCAAGGAATTGTATGGCGAGGACACTAAATCATACACTGACTTGGTTCGGTGGTGTAAAACCGTGAAGAAAAACGATCCAGGAAGTCAGGATGATTTAGTTATTGAAGGGGGCGAGTTTAAGA GAATATTTCCTGTGGTATACGGTACCGTTTCAAGTGAAACTATTGACAATTGGCATTGGTTCTTGGAGAAATTAAAATCTATCTTGGGTCCTCGCGTACTAACTTTTatttcggatcgccatgaaggTTTGATCCAAGGGATTCATGATGTTTTTCCAACTTTCCATCATGGTTTCTGTTACCATCATTTGAAGAACAATATCCGCAGTAAAACCAACAAGAAAAAGGGAGAGCATGGTGCTGCAATGGATTTGTTCAAACAATGTTTCTATTCATCAACATATGAAGGCTTTCGTGAAGGTATGCAAAAGTTGAAAGATATGGGATGTGATGGTCTTCACAAATTATTGAGTGAACTTCCAGTGGAATGTTGGTCCAATGCACATTGTGAAGGTTGTCGTTATGGCGACATGTGTTCAAACATTACAGAGTCATTCAACGCTTGGATTAGGACTGCGAAAGGTATGCCTATTGCAACACTAGTTAACTGGATTAGACTGAAGATAATAGATCAAATGAGTAAAAGAAAGTCGAAAGGGGAGACGTATAAAGGATTCATTTGTCCCAGGATAGAGAAAAAAGTGCAGGCTTCCATTCGTGCTGGTGCTCAGTGGATAATAACCAAGTCTGGTGACATGGAGTAG
- the LOC113346336 gene encoding protein disulfide-isomerase-like, whose product MAISRVSICFLALFLFISSPRFISAEEAAAAEEAAKAPESVLTLDHTNFHDTIKKHDFIVVEFYAPWCGHCKSLAPEYEKAASLLSSHDPKIVLAKVDSNEESNKALATEFEVQGFPTLKIVRDGGKNIQEYKGPREAEGIVEYLKKQVGPASAEIKSTEDASTLITDKKVSVVGVFPKFSGEEFENFMSLAEKLRSDYDFGHTLDAKFLPRGGAVSGPTIRLLKPFDELFVDSQNFEVAAMEKFLDESSVPLVTLFNKDPNNHPYVIKFFNSPNAKAMLFLNFSVELADGIKSKFQEVAKAQKGKGVSFLMGDLEASEGAFQYFGLRQEQVPLIIVQNSDGSKYLKANLEADQIAPWIKEYMEGKAKPFKKSEPIPEVNNEPVKVVVADSLQDVVFATGKNVLLEFYAPWCGHCQKLAPILEEVALEFQSDPDVIIAKLDATANDFPTDQFDVKGYPTMYFKSSAGIVAQYDGGRTKEDFIDYIKKHKDTTVMPVESAEPVESADHVDSDDVKDEL is encoded by the exons ATGGCGATTTCTAGGGTTTCGATCTGTTTCTTAGCTTTGTTCCTCTTTATCTCATCACCGAGATTCATCTCTGctgaagaagcagcagcagcagaggaagCTGCTAAAGCACCAGAGTCTGTATTGACTTTAGATCACACTAACTTTCATGACACTATCAAGAAACATGACTTCATCGTCGTTGAATTCTACGCTCCTTG GTGTGGACACTGTAAGAGTCTCGCTCCTGAG TACGAGAAAGCTGCATCTTTATTGAGCAGCCATGATCCTAAAATTGTTCTTGCTAAAGTTGATTCCAATGAGGAATCAAACAAAGCACTAGCAACTGAGTTCGAGGTTCAAGGTTTTCCAACTCTTAAAATCGTAAGAGATGGAGGAAAGAACATCCAAGAATACAAGGGGCCAAGAGAAGCCGAAGGGATTGTTGAATACTTGAAGAAACAAGTTGGTCCAGCATCAGCTGAAATCAAATCCACAGAAGATGCCAGCACTCTCATCACTGACAAAAAAGTTTCTGTG GTTGGTGTATTCCCAAAATTTTCTGGGGAGGAATTTGAGAACTTCATGAGCTTAGCTGAGAAATTGCGTTCCGACTATGATTTTGGTCATACCTTGGATGCTAAATTTTTACCAAGAGGAGGTGCAGTCAGTGGTCCAACAATCAGGCTGTTGAAGCCTTTTGATGAGCTTTTCGTTGATTCTCAG AATTTTGAGGTGGCCGCAATGGAGAAGTTTCTTGATGAGTCTAGCGTGCCTCTTGTTACTCTTTTCAACAAAGACCCAAACAACCACCCATATGTTATCAAATTCTTTAACAGCCCCAACGCCAAG GCTATGTTATTCCTCAACTTCAGTGTTGAACTTGCTGATGGTATCAAGTCAAAATTCCAAGAGGTCGCCAAGGCCCAAAAAGGAAAGGGTGTAAGCTTTTTAATGGGTGATCTTGAAGCTAGCGAAGGTGCTTTCCAG TATTTCGGTCTCAGGCAAGAGCAGGTACCTCTCATCATCGTACAAAACAGTGATGGGTCAAAATATCTTAAAGCAAACTTGGAGGCAGATCAAATTGCACcttggattaaggaatacatg GAGGGAAAAGCGAAGCCATTCAAAAAGTCAGAACCTATTCCTGAGGTTAACAATGAACCAGTCAAAGTGGTTGTTGCAGACAGTCTCCAAGATGTCGTCTTCGCCACTGGAAAGAACG ttCTGCTCGAATTTTATGCACCTTGGTGTGGACATTGCCAGAAATTGGCTCCAATCTTGGAGGAAGTTGCTTTGGAATTCCAAAGTGATCCTGATGTCATTATTGCTAAGCTC GACGCAACTGCCAATGATTTCCCTACTGATCAGTTTGATGTTAAAGGGTACCCAACTATGTACTTCAAATCATCAGCTGGCATCGTTGCGCAGTACGATGGTGGAAGAACAAAAGAGGATTTCATTGACTATATTAAGAAGCATAAGGATACAACTGTCATGCCTGTGGAGTCTGCTGAGCCTGTTGAATCTGCTGATCATGTTGATTCAGATGATGTTAAAGATGAGCTATAA
- the LOC113346519 gene encoding protein DOG1-like 3 — protein MASTLVQNTVTAAPEHESFQNFFESWISEQNRDLQELISASQARDADRNNHHEESSSRSLQTCKVEAGNQEQVVEENVVRPLIDRVVRHYENYYRIKHEWVQKDVLSMLTPSWRSSLEEAFLWIGGWRPSMAFHLLYSKAGIQLEARLADIIRGLSTGDLADLSASQLANVDELHRRTLREEKELTEKMAEHQETVADSSMVELSHVVTELIRSGESNQNNDDELEDRIESTLAPKEAGLENIMEKADDLRVRTLKGVIDILTPSQAVDFLIAAAELHLRLHDWGKKKDMNQNNQVQDPQGTHDHQYIGSPVAATAGGSGEEP, from the coding sequence ATGGCATCAACATTAGTGCAAAACACAGTTACCGCGGCACCAGAACATGAAAGTTTTCAGAATTTCTTCGAAAGTTGGATTAGCGAACAAAATCGTGACCTCCAAGAGTTAATTTCTGCATCACAAGCTCGAGATGCTGATCGAAATAATCATCATGAAGAATCATCCTCCAGATCTCTACAAACATGCAAGGTTGAGGCAGGAAATCAAGAACAAGTAGTAGAAGAAAATGTTGTGCGTCCTTTGATTGACCGAGTCGTTCGTCATTATGAAAACTACTATCGGATAAAACACGAATGGGTTCAAAAAGACGTTCTCTCCATGTTGACTCCGAGTTGGAGAAGCTCACTTGAAGAAGCTTTTCTTTGGATTGGTGGGTGGAGACCTAGTATGGCATTTCATCTCTTATACTCTAAAGCAGGAATCCAGCTTGAAGCTCGACTAGCTGACATAATTCGTGGACTCAGTACGGGAGATTTAGCTGATTTATCAGCGAGTCAACTAGCTAATGTAGACGAGTTGCATAGAAGAACTCTAAGAGAAGAGAAAGAACTAACGGAGAAGATGGCTGAGCATCAAGAAACGGTGGCTGACTCTTCCATGGTTGAGTTATCTCACGTGGTGACCGAGTTAATAAGAAGCGGTGAGTCGAATCAGAATAATGATGATGAACTTGAAGATAGAATTGAGTCGACTCTGGCACCTAAAGAAGCTGGGCTTGAGAATATTATGGAAAAGGCTGACGATCTTCGAGTAAGAACGCTCAAAGGTGTAATTGACATATTAACTCCGTCGCAAGCCGTTGATTTCCTGATTGCTGCAGCTGAGCTGCATTTGAGGCTTCATGATTGGGGTAAGAAGAAGGATATGAATCAGAATAACCAAGTTCAAGATCCCCAAGGGACTCATGACCACCAGTATATTGGGTCCCCAGTCGCAGCTACTGCTGGTGGTAGTGGTGAAGAACCATAG